A DNA window from Paraburkholderia sp. IMGN_8 contains the following coding sequences:
- a CDS encoding response regulator, producing the protein MTEGRPSHILIVEDEPKLAAVLEDYLHLEGFITTILDDGHHVMPFIRSTPPALMLLDLMLPGRSGMDICRELRQFSALPVIILTARIDEIDRLLGLEIGADDYVCKPFSPREVVARVKAILRRAMPAAPAADGLPQAPRGLEVDEQFHLALLDGKELKLTPLELRLLALLMKSPGRIFSRDYLLSHLYADHRVVTDRTVDSHIKNLRRKLQGARPDSEPIASVYGVGYRLEI; encoded by the coding sequence ATGACCGAAGGGCGCCCTTCGCACATCCTGATCGTCGAGGATGAGCCCAAGCTTGCCGCCGTGCTCGAAGATTATTTGCACCTCGAGGGTTTCATCACCACGATCCTCGACGACGGCCATCACGTGATGCCATTCATTCGCTCAACGCCGCCAGCGCTGATGCTGCTCGACCTCATGCTGCCCGGGCGCAGCGGCATGGACATTTGCCGCGAGCTACGGCAATTTTCGGCATTGCCCGTCATTATCCTGACCGCGCGTATCGACGAAATCGACCGCCTGCTGGGTCTCGAGATCGGTGCCGACGACTACGTCTGCAAACCATTCAGTCCGCGCGAAGTGGTTGCGCGCGTCAAGGCGATCCTGCGCCGTGCGATGCCTGCCGCCCCCGCTGCCGACGGTTTGCCCCAGGCGCCACGCGGTCTAGAAGTCGACGAGCAGTTTCATCTTGCTTTACTCGACGGCAAGGAGCTCAAGCTCACGCCTCTTGAATTGCGGCTCCTTGCACTACTGATGAAATCGCCGGGACGCATTTTTTCTCGCGACTACCTGCTGAGCCACCTCTACGCGGATCACCGGGTGGTCACCGACCGCACCGTCGACAGCCATATCAAGAACCTGCGCCGCAAGCTGCAGGGAGCACGGCCGGACAGCGAACCGATCGCGTCCGTATATGGCGTAGGCTACCGTTTGGAAATCTGA
- a CDS encoding LysR substrate-binding domain-containing protein, with product MNTVPSPDLGDLRVFCEVARKSSFSAAAEALSVSAAYVSKRINVLETTLGTKLLHRSTRRVAITEAGERVYTWAEKILDDVEQLVEDVSTTRRIPGGKLRISSSFGFGRRYVAPALARFSDRFPQLSVRLDLFDRLVDVGAEGFDLDIRIGDEIASHLIAKRLASNHRVLCASPEYLARYGAPRQLADLSSHACLAIKERDHPFGLWRLTARGETVSIKVTGPLSTNHGEVAVQWALAGRGIVLRSMWDVRPLLESGQLQQILPDVTQPANLWAVYPARLAQSAKVRVCVDFLSEEFAQWSPPPEPTAAAGQAT from the coding sequence ATGAACACCGTCCCATCACCCGATCTCGGCGATTTGCGCGTGTTTTGCGAAGTGGCGCGCAAATCGAGTTTCAGCGCGGCGGCCGAGGCTTTGTCAGTCTCGGCGGCGTACGTCAGCAAAAGAATCAATGTGCTCGAGACTACGCTCGGCACGAAGCTGTTGCACCGTTCCACGCGGCGAGTCGCGATCACGGAAGCGGGTGAGCGGGTCTACACATGGGCCGAAAAAATTCTCGACGACGTCGAGCAGCTCGTGGAAGACGTCTCCACCACCCGCCGCATTCCGGGCGGCAAGTTGCGTATCTCCAGCAGCTTCGGCTTTGGCCGCCGCTACGTGGCGCCCGCGCTCGCCCGTTTCTCGGACCGGTTTCCGCAGCTGAGCGTGCGGCTCGATCTGTTCGACCGCCTCGTCGACGTGGGCGCCGAGGGCTTCGACCTCGATATCCGGATCGGCGACGAAATTGCCTCGCATCTGATCGCGAAGCGGCTCGCATCGAATCATCGGGTATTGTGCGCGTCGCCCGAGTACCTCGCGCGGTACGGCGCGCCGCGGCAACTCGCCGATCTGTCGTCGCATGCGTGTCTGGCGATCAAGGAGCGCGATCATCCATTCGGTCTCTGGCGTTTAACAGCGCGTGGCGAAACAGTGTCGATCAAGGTCACCGGGCCGTTGTCCACCAATCACGGCGAAGTGGCCGTGCAATGGGCGTTGGCCGGCCGCGGTATCGTGCTGCGCTCGATGTGGGACGTGCGGCCGCTGCTCGAAAGCGGGCAGTTGCAGCAGATACTTCCGGACGTGACGCAACCCGCGAACCTGTGGGCGGTGTATCCGGCGCGTCTCGCGCAATCGGCAAAGGTGCGGGTGTGCGTCGACTTTCTGAGCGAGGAATTCGCGCAATGGAGTCCGCCGCCTGAGCCAACAGCGGCGGCGGGCCAGGCGACCTGA
- a CDS encoding tartrate dehydrogenase has product MSKKYRIAVIPGDGIGVEVMPEAVRVLDIVGKRFGIELEYQHIEWASCEYYAKHGKMMPDDWKAQLQSADAILFGAVGWPDTVPDHISLWGSLLKFRREFDQYINLRPARLFAGVPSPLAGRKAGDIDFWIVRENTEGEYSSVGGVMFEGTEREFVLQESVFTRHGSERVLKFAFDLAQRRERKKITVATKSNGIAISMPWWDKCAAGIAAQYPDVAWDKQHIDILCARFVLNPDRFDVVVATNLFGDILSDLGPACTGTIGLAPSGNLNPDRKFPSLFEPVHGSAPDIAGKNIANPIAMIWSAAMMLDFLGNHEGREREAHDAILAAIEATLIEGPHTGDLGGKASTAEVGQAIAAKLA; this is encoded by the coding sequence ATGTCGAAGAAATATCGGATCGCAGTCATCCCCGGCGACGGCATCGGTGTCGAAGTCATGCCGGAAGCCGTCCGCGTGCTGGACATCGTCGGTAAGCGCTTTGGCATCGAACTGGAATACCAGCACATCGAATGGGCGAGCTGCGAGTACTACGCGAAGCACGGCAAGATGATGCCGGACGACTGGAAGGCCCAGTTGCAATCCGCCGACGCGATTCTGTTCGGCGCGGTCGGCTGGCCTGACACGGTGCCCGACCACATCTCGCTGTGGGGCTCGCTCTTGAAGTTCCGGCGCGAATTCGATCAGTACATCAACCTGCGCCCTGCACGTCTGTTTGCCGGCGTGCCTTCGCCGCTCGCGGGGCGCAAGGCCGGCGACATCGATTTCTGGATCGTGCGCGAGAACACCGAGGGCGAGTATTCGTCGGTGGGCGGCGTGATGTTCGAAGGCACCGAGCGCGAATTCGTGTTGCAGGAGTCCGTGTTCACGCGGCACGGCAGCGAGCGCGTGCTGAAGTTCGCGTTCGATCTCGCGCAAAGGCGCGAGCGCAAGAAGATCACCGTCGCGACGAAGAGCAATGGCATCGCGATCAGCATGCCGTGGTGGGACAAATGCGCGGCAGGCATCGCGGCGCAATACCCGGATGTGGCATGGGACAAGCAGCACATCGACATTCTCTGCGCGCGTTTCGTGCTGAACCCGGACCGCTTCGACGTGGTCGTGGCGACCAATCTGTTCGGCGACATCCTGTCCGATCTCGGTCCGGCCTGTACCGGCACGATCGGCCTCGCGCCCTCGGGCAACCTGAATCCCGATCGCAAGTTTCCCTCGCTGTTCGAACCGGTGCACGGCTCGGCGCCTGATATCGCCGGCAAGAACATCGCCAATCCGATCGCGATGATCTGGTCGGCCGCGATGATGCTCGACTTCCTCGGCAATCACGAAGGCCGCGAACGCGAGGCGCACGACGCGATTCTGGCGGCGATCGAAGCGACGCTGATCGAAGGTCCGCATACCGGCGATCTCGGCGGCAAGGCGAGCACGGCCGAGGTCGGCCAGGCGATCGCGGCGAAACTGGCTTAA
- a CDS encoding NAD-dependent succinate-semialdehyde dehydrogenase, with protein MARTFEVSELIRSDNFIDGHWTPAQEGARFAVTDPATGKTIAQAADSSPADARAATDAAARALPAWRALLPKERAAVLHRWHALIVANQEALGALISLEQGKPLAEGKGEVAYGASYVAWFADEATRIYGDLIPQQQRGKRMTAVKEPIGIVAAITPWNFPLAMIARKIAPALAAGCTVIAKPAEDTPLTASALVLLAHEAGVPAGVLNLITASRDHAVATVADWLHDARVRKITFTGSTPVGKYLARESAETLKKLSLELGGNAPFIVFDDADLDAAVAGLLAAKFRNGGQTCVCPNRVYVQAGVYERFAGMLAERVGALKVAPATDPAAQIGPMINTRALDKIARHVDDAVSHGARVLTGGKRLPELGAHYYAPTVLADATADMQLNIEETFGPIVPLFRFDDEAEAVQAANDTPFGLAAYFYSESVKRIDRVSRALETGIVGINEGAVASEAAPFGGVKESGYGREGSKYGLDDYLSIKYLCQGNLE; from the coding sequence ATGGCACGTACTTTTGAAGTGAGCGAGCTGATTCGCTCCGACAATTTCATCGACGGACACTGGACGCCGGCTCAAGAAGGCGCACGCTTTGCCGTCACCGATCCGGCCACCGGCAAGACGATCGCCCAGGCCGCAGACAGCAGCCCGGCCGACGCGCGCGCCGCCACCGATGCCGCTGCCCGCGCTCTGCCGGCGTGGCGCGCATTGCTGCCGAAAGAACGCGCGGCGGTGCTGCACCGCTGGCATGCGCTGATCGTCGCGAATCAGGAAGCGCTCGGCGCGCTGATCTCGCTCGAACAGGGCAAGCCGCTTGCCGAAGGCAAAGGCGAAGTGGCGTATGGCGCATCGTACGTCGCCTGGTTCGCTGACGAGGCCACCCGCATTTACGGCGATCTGATTCCGCAGCAGCAGCGCGGCAAGCGCATGACGGCCGTGAAGGAGCCGATCGGTATCGTCGCGGCGATTACGCCGTGGAACTTCCCGCTTGCGATGATCGCGCGCAAGATCGCCCCGGCGCTCGCCGCCGGTTGCACGGTGATCGCCAAACCCGCTGAAGACACGCCGCTCACCGCCTCGGCGCTGGTCCTGCTCGCACACGAAGCCGGCGTGCCGGCGGGCGTGCTGAACCTGATCACGGCGTCGCGCGATCACGCGGTTGCGACCGTCGCGGACTGGCTGCACGATGCGCGCGTGCGCAAGATCACCTTCACCGGCTCGACGCCGGTCGGCAAATATCTCGCACGCGAATCGGCGGAAACGCTCAAGAAACTGTCGCTGGAACTGGGCGGCAATGCGCCCTTCATCGTGTTCGACGACGCGGACCTCGACGCCGCCGTCGCCGGCCTGCTCGCCGCCAAGTTCCGCAATGGCGGCCAGACCTGCGTGTGTCCGAATCGCGTGTATGTGCAGGCAGGTGTGTATGAGCGTTTTGCCGGTATGCTGGCCGAGCGCGTCGGTGCGCTGAAGGTCGCGCCCGCCACCGATCCCGCCGCGCAGATCGGCCCGATGATCAACACGCGTGCGCTCGACAAGATCGCCCGCCACGTCGACGACGCCGTGTCGCACGGCGCGCGCGTGCTGACCGGCGGCAAGCGCCTGCCCGAACTGGGCGCGCACTATTACGCGCCCACCGTGCTCGCCGACGCCACCGCGGACATGCAGTTGAATATCGAAGAGACCTTCGGCCCGATCGTGCCGCTGTTCCGTTTCGACGACGAAGCCGAAGCCGTCCAGGCCGCCAACGACACGCCGTTCGGCCTCGCCGCGTACTTCTACAGCGAAAGCGTGAAGCGCATCGACCGCGTGTCGCGCGCACTCGAAACCGGCATCGTCGGTATCAATGAAGGCGCGGTCGCGAGCGAGGCCGCGCCGTTCGGCGGCGTGAAGGAATCGGGCTACGGACGCGAAGGCTCGAAGTACGGTCTGGACGACTATCTGTCGATCAAATACCTCTGCCAGGGCAATCTCGAATGA
- a CDS encoding succinylglutamate desuccinylase/aspartoacylase family protein: MSTEAYPIEVEFPDISAHEHSPSGIAYVHTFDSGAPGPHVMINALTHGNEVCGAIVVDELLRRGLRPRRGRLTLAFANVAAYRSFDPAKPDAARFVDQDFNRVWTAAVLDDTSRTSSELARAREMRPVIDSVDALLDLHSMHEKSAPLIVSGPLQKGIDLAVRLGTPATVICDEGHPEGRRMRDYEGFGEPDSSKNALLIECGQHWEQSAVAVARDTTARFLLLAGVVDEADLPAGWIAPLPPGQHVVRVTQPVVAESMDFRFAAPYTGLEIFPQAGAVIGWSNGAPVLTPYDNCMLVMPSLRQLRPGVTVVRLGKVERTITNSR, encoded by the coding sequence ATGAGCACCGAGGCCTATCCCATCGAAGTCGAATTCCCCGATATTTCGGCGCATGAACACTCGCCGTCCGGCATTGCCTACGTCCATACGTTCGACTCGGGCGCGCCGGGACCGCATGTGATGATCAACGCGCTGACGCACGGCAACGAAGTGTGCGGCGCGATCGTGGTGGACGAATTGCTGCGCCGCGGTTTGAGGCCGCGGCGCGGACGCTTGACGCTTGCCTTTGCGAACGTCGCCGCGTATCGCAGCTTCGATCCTGCGAAACCCGACGCGGCCCGTTTCGTCGACCAGGACTTCAATCGCGTGTGGACCGCCGCGGTGCTCGACGATACGTCGCGCACGTCCAGCGAACTGGCCCGCGCGCGGGAAATGCGGCCGGTAATCGACAGCGTCGACGCCCTGCTCGACCTTCATTCGATGCACGAGAAAAGCGCGCCGCTGATCGTCTCGGGACCATTGCAGAAAGGAATCGACCTTGCGGTCAGGCTCGGCACGCCTGCCACCGTGATCTGCGACGAGGGTCATCCGGAAGGACGGCGGATGCGCGATTACGAAGGGTTCGGTGAGCCGGACAGCTCGAAAAACGCGCTGCTGATCGAGTGCGGCCAGCACTGGGAACAGAGCGCGGTTGCGGTGGCGCGCGATACGACCGCGCGCTTTCTTCTGCTGGCGGGCGTGGTCGACGAGGCGGATCTGCCGGCCGGCTGGATTGCACCGCTGCCGCCCGGTCAACACGTCGTGCGGGTGACACAACCGGTGGTGGCCGAGAGCATGGATTTTCGTTTTGCGGCGCCCTACACCGGGCTGGAAATTTTTCCGCAAGCCGGCGCCGTGATCGGCTGGTCGAACGGCGCACCCGTGCTCACGCCTTACGACAACTGCATGCTCGTGATGCCCTCGCTGCGGCAACTGCGTCCCGGCGTCACCGTCGTGCGGCTGGGCAAGGTCGAACGAACCATCACAAACAGCCGGTGA
- a CDS encoding cupin domain-containing protein, which translates to MKVQHIKQSVNLQNLEDWGTAGLPGTTPIKVSGVQRVIKGSESIDTGIFECTAGTYRRSVKQAEVMHFLAGRGRFTPDNEETVHFESGDTLFFEANTEGLWEVEETMRKVYVIF; encoded by the coding sequence ATGAAGGTTCAACACATCAAACAAAGCGTGAATCTGCAGAACCTCGAGGATTGGGGCACAGCAGGACTGCCCGGCACGACGCCGATTAAGGTGTCGGGCGTGCAACGAGTGATCAAGGGCAGCGAATCCATCGACACCGGTATTTTCGAGTGCACGGCGGGCACCTACCGCCGTTCAGTGAAGCAGGCCGAAGTGATGCACTTCCTCGCGGGCCGTGGACGGTTCACGCCTGATAACGAAGAGACCGTGCACTTTGAAAGTGGCGACACGTTGTTCTTCGAAGCCAACACGGAAGGGCTTTGGGAAGTCGAAGAGACCATGCGCAAGGTCTACGTGATTTTTTGA
- a CDS encoding alpha/beta hydrolase gives MSTITTKDGTQIFYKDWGSGRPVVFSHGWPLSADAWDAQMLFLGSKGFRVIAHDRRGHGRSSQPWDGNDMDTYADDLAALIEHLDLKDATLVGHSTGGGEVAHYIGRHGTKRVAKAVLIGAVPPLMLKTEANPGGLPIEVFDGIRKGVVDDRSQFFKDLALPFYGYNRPNAKVSQGVIDSFWAQGMAGSIKGLYDCIEQFSAVDYTEDLKKIDVPTLVLHGDDDQIVPIDAAGRKTATIVKNATLKVYPGGQHGMCTVEADKVNADLLAFLG, from the coding sequence ATGAGCACGATCACCACGAAAGACGGTACGCAGATTTTCTACAAGGACTGGGGCAGCGGCCGTCCGGTCGTCTTCTCGCATGGCTGGCCGTTGTCAGCGGACGCCTGGGATGCCCAGATGCTGTTCCTCGGCAGCAAGGGTTTTCGCGTGATCGCGCACGACCGGCGCGGCCATGGCCGTTCGAGCCAGCCGTGGGACGGCAACGACATGGATACTTACGCTGACGATCTGGCCGCGCTGATCGAGCATCTCGACCTGAAGGACGCAACGCTGGTCGGCCATTCGACAGGCGGCGGCGAAGTCGCGCATTACATCGGCCGTCACGGCACGAAGCGCGTTGCGAAAGCCGTGCTGATCGGCGCCGTGCCGCCGCTGATGCTCAAGACCGAGGCGAACCCCGGTGGCTTGCCGATCGAAGTGTTCGACGGCATCCGCAAGGGTGTTGTGGACGACCGCTCGCAGTTTTTCAAGGACCTGGCGCTGCCGTTCTACGGCTACAACCGCCCGAATGCGAAAGTGTCGCAAGGCGTGATCGATTCGTTCTGGGCACAGGGCATGGCCGGCTCGATCAAAGGGCTATACGACTGCATCGAGCAGTTCTCCGCAGTCGACTATACGGAAGATCTGAAGAAGATCGACGTGCCGACGCTGGTGCTGCACGGCGACGACGACCAGATCGTGCCGATCGACGCGGCGGGCCGCAAGACCGCAACGATTGTGAAGAACGCGACACTGAAGGTCTATCCGGGTGGCCAGCACGGTATGTGCACGGTCGAGGCGGATAAGGTGAACGCCGATCTGCTGGCGTTTCTGGGCTAG
- a CDS encoding cytochrome ubiquinol oxidase subunit I encodes MNSALTAFDLARIQFAFTVSFHIVFPALSIGLASFIAVLEWRWLKTGKAYYKDLCLFWSKIFAVAFGMGVVSGVVMSYQFGTNWSGFSSFAGPITGPLLMYEVMTAFFLEAGFLGIMLFGWQRVSPRAHFGATLMVAIGTLISTFWILASNSWMQTPQGFEVVNGQVVPLDWFKIVFNPSFPYRLAHMAMAAFIVAGLVVSAVGAWHLLRGRRDPAVRKMFSMALWLLLILTPVQAFVGDQHGLNTRKYQPAKIAAIEGLWETEKGGTALNLFGIPDMQAETTRYAVSIPHLGSLILTHSWDGEIRGLKEFAPQDRPNSTVVFWSFRIMAGLGVLMILMSVTAWVLRRGDRLFEAKWFQRLAVAMGPTGFITLLAGWVTTEAGRQPWVVYGVMRTSQAVSPLTTQQVGISLMAFVVVYFLVFGTGIYYMLKLMRSGPALPGQTPHGVPEHSPDHTARRPLSAADRLIDAA; translated from the coding sequence ATGAACTCCGCACTCACGGCATTCGATCTCGCTCGCATTCAGTTTGCGTTCACCGTCTCGTTTCATATCGTTTTTCCGGCGCTGAGCATCGGCCTCGCCAGCTTCATCGCCGTGCTCGAATGGCGCTGGCTCAAAACCGGCAAGGCGTACTACAAAGATCTTTGCCTGTTCTGGTCGAAGATCTTCGCAGTCGCCTTCGGTATGGGCGTTGTCTCCGGCGTCGTGATGAGCTATCAGTTCGGCACCAACTGGTCGGGCTTCTCCAGTTTTGCCGGTCCTATCACGGGGCCGCTTCTGATGTACGAGGTGATGACCGCGTTCTTCCTCGAAGCGGGTTTCCTCGGCATCATGCTGTTCGGCTGGCAGCGCGTGAGTCCGCGCGCTCACTTCGGCGCGACGTTGATGGTGGCGATCGGCACGCTGATCTCGACCTTCTGGATCCTCGCCTCGAATAGCTGGATGCAGACGCCGCAAGGCTTCGAAGTCGTGAACGGCCAGGTCGTGCCGCTCGACTGGTTCAAGATCGTCTTCAATCCGTCGTTCCCGTACCGGCTTGCGCATATGGCGATGGCGGCATTCATCGTCGCGGGGCTGGTGGTGTCGGCGGTGGGCGCGTGGCATCTGTTGCGCGGACGGCGCGACCCGGCAGTCAGGAAGATGTTCTCGATGGCGCTCTGGCTGCTGCTGATCCTCACGCCGGTCCAGGCGTTCGTCGGCGATCAGCACGGTTTGAACACGCGCAAGTATCAGCCGGCCAAGATCGCCGCGATCGAAGGTCTGTGGGAAACCGAGAAAGGCGGCACCGCGCTGAATCTGTTCGGCATTCCGGACATGCAGGCGGAAACGACGCGCTATGCGGTGTCGATCCCGCACCTCGGCAGCCTGATCCTCACGCATAGCTGGGATGGCGAGATTCGCGGCCTGAAGGAATTCGCGCCGCAAGACCGGCCGAACTCGACCGTGGTGTTCTGGAGTTTCCGCATCATGGCCGGGCTTGGCGTGCTGATGATTCTGATGTCGGTGACCGCGTGGGTGCTGCGCCGTGGCGACCGGCTGTTCGAGGCGAAGTGGTTCCAGCGGCTCGCTGTCGCGATGGGACCGACCGGTTTCATCACGCTGCTGGCCGGCTGGGTCACCACTGAGGCAGGCCGTCAGCCGTGGGTGGTGTACGGCGTGATGCGCACCTCGCAGGCCGTGTCGCCGCTCACCACGCAACAGGTCGGCATCTCGCTCATGGCGTTCGTGGTCGTCTACTTCCTGGTGTTCGGCACCGGCATCTATTACATGCTCAAGCTGATGCGCTCGGGTCCGGCGCTGCCGGGGCAGACGCCGCATGGCGTGCCGGAACACTCGCCGGATCACACCGCGCGCCGCCCGCTGTCCGCCGCCGATCGACTGATCGACGCCGCCTGA
- the cydB gene encoding cytochrome d ubiquinol oxidase subunit II, giving the protein MDVTVVWAAIIALGLFMYVVLDGFDLGIGIVFPFFPDEKERDLMMNTVAPVWDGNETWLVLGGAGLFAVFPVVYSTVLSALYLPLIFMLACLIFRGVSFEIRAKANRTKHIWDLAFIGGSAGAAFFQGVVLGAFLQGIPVVDGAYAGDAFGWLTPFSLLTGLGLIVTYALLGCCWLVAKTEGDLQRRLHRVVWPLTIVLLGFIAIVSLWTPLQDPNIAQRWFDDGLFYRLLPVPFLVAICAFFMHRAVRERHHNTPFVLALVLVLLGYLGLLVSLWPYAIPSSMTLWQAAAPRSSQMFTLVGAAVILPIIIGYTTMGYWVFRGKVRHGDQHHYH; this is encoded by the coding sequence ATGGATGTAACCGTAGTGTGGGCCGCGATCATCGCACTGGGCCTGTTCATGTATGTGGTGCTCGACGGCTTCGATCTGGGCATCGGCATCGTGTTTCCGTTCTTCCCTGACGAAAAGGAACGCGACCTGATGATGAACACCGTCGCGCCGGTGTGGGACGGCAACGAAACCTGGCTGGTGCTCGGCGGCGCGGGGCTATTCGCGGTGTTTCCGGTCGTGTATTCGACCGTGTTGTCCGCGCTCTATCTGCCGCTGATCTTCATGCTCGCGTGCCTGATCTTTCGCGGCGTGTCGTTCGAGATTCGCGCCAAGGCCAACCGCACGAAGCATATATGGGACCTGGCGTTCATCGGCGGCTCGGCGGGTGCGGCGTTCTTTCAGGGCGTCGTGCTGGGCGCATTCCTGCAAGGCATTCCAGTGGTCGACGGCGCCTATGCCGGCGACGCCTTCGGCTGGCTCACGCCGTTCAGTCTGCTGACAGGTCTGGGTCTGATCGTCACCTATGCGCTGCTCGGCTGCTGCTGGCTGGTCGCGAAGACCGAAGGCGATCTGCAACGCCGCCTGCATCGGGTGGTGTGGCCGCTGACGATCGTGCTGCTCGGGTTCATCGCGATAGTCAGCCTGTGGACGCCGTTGCAAGATCCGAACATCGCGCAACGCTGGTTCGACGACGGCCTGTTCTACCGCCTGCTGCCGGTGCCGTTCCTCGTGGCGATCTGCGCGTTCTTCATGCATCGCGCGGTGCGCGAGCGGCATCACAACACGCCGTTCGTGCTGGCATTGGTGCTGGTGCTGCTCGGCTACCTCGGGCTGCTGGTGAGCTTGTGGCCGTATGCGATTCCATCGAGCATGACGCTCTGGCAAGCGGCAGCGCCGCGCTCGAGCCAGATGTTCACGCTGGTCGGCGCGGCGGTGATTCTGCCGATCATCATCGGCTATACGACAATGGGTTATTGGGTATTTCGCGGCAAGGTGCGTCATGGCGACCAACATCACTATCACTAA
- a CDS encoding response regulator transcription factor — MKFLVADDHELIRQGVKGLLRGLDPDAQFDEADTWETLAAAARPDADHDLAIVDLHMPGMSGASSLEVLLKANPALPVVVLSAEESPDEMRAVLAAGALGFVPKRQPASVMLKAIELVLSGGAYVPMEALSLLGSREAQTEPLHAEVPAEASAQASGQAGASLTEPIVQIQTLQPHQQHLLENLSPRQQDIMRLVHRGWTNKMIARELGVAEGTVKVHLSVIFRALGVHNRSTAIAVINGWLEAGKTL; from the coding sequence ATGAAGTTTCTAGTGGCCGACGACCATGAACTGATCCGGCAAGGCGTCAAGGGGCTGCTGCGCGGGCTCGATCCCGACGCCCAATTCGACGAGGCCGACACCTGGGAAACCCTCGCCGCCGCAGCGCGGCCCGACGCCGATCACGATCTCGCGATCGTCGATCTGCATATGCCGGGAATGAGCGGCGCCTCATCGCTGGAAGTGCTGTTGAAGGCGAATCCCGCGTTGCCGGTGGTCGTGCTCTCCGCCGAAGAATCGCCTGACGAAATGCGCGCAGTGCTCGCAGCCGGTGCGCTCGGCTTCGTGCCGAAGCGGCAGCCCGCCAGCGTCATGCTCAAGGCGATCGAACTGGTGCTGTCAGGCGGTGCATACGTGCCGATGGAAGCGCTCAGCCTGCTGGGCTCGCGCGAGGCACAGACCGAGCCTTTGCATGCCGAAGTGCCTGCTGAGGCGTCCGCTCAGGCGTCCGGCCAGGCCGGCGCCTCGCTGACCGAACCCATCGTGCAAATCCAGACGCTGCAGCCGCACCAGCAGCATTTGCTGGAGAACCTGTCGCCGCGGCAGCAGGACATCATGCGGCTGGTTCATCGCGGCTGGACCAACAAGATGATTGCGCGTGAACTGGGGGTCGCCGAAGGCACGGTCAAGGTGCATCTGTCGGTGATCTTCCGGGCGCTGGGCGTGCACAACCGCTCGACGGCGATCGCCGTGATCAACGGCTGGCTGGAAGCCGGGAAAACCCTGTAG